A genomic window from Mustela erminea isolate mMusErm1 chromosome 16, mMusErm1.Pri, whole genome shotgun sequence includes:
- the GRINA gene encoding protein lifeguard 1, translating into MPHEKSFLVSGDSYPPHNPGYPGGPQPSMPPYPGAPYPQAPFQPSPYGQPGYPQGPSSYPQGGYPQGPYPQGGYPQGPYPQGGYPQGPYPQSPFPPNPYGQPQAFPVPDPGSPQHGNYHEEGPPSYYDNQDFPATNWDDKGIRQAFIRKVFLVLTLQLSVTLSTVAVFTFVGKVKGFVRENVWTYYVSYAVFFVSLIVLSCCGDFRRKHPWNLVALSILTVSLSYMVGMIASFYNTEAVIMAVGITTTVCFTVVIFSMQTRYDFTSCMGVLLVSLVVLVAFAILCIFIRNRILEIVYASLGALLFTCFLAVDTQLLLGNKQLSLSPEEYVFAALNLYTDIINIFLYILTIIGRAKE; encoded by the exons ATGCCCCATGAAAAGAGTTTCTTGGTGTCTGGGGACAGCTATCCTCCCCACAACCCTGGATATCCTGGGGGACCCCAGCCCTCCATGCCTCCCTACCCTGGAGCCCCTTACCCACAAGCCCCCTTTCAGCCTTCTCCATATGGCCAGCCAGGGTACCCCCAGGGCCCCAGCTCCTACCCCCAAGGTGGCTACCCGCAGGGCCCCTACCCCCAAGGGGGCTACCCCCAGGGCCCTTACCCTCAAGGGGGCTACCCTCAGGGGCCATATCCACAGAGcccctttccccccaacccctatGGACAACCACAGGCCTTCCCGGTACCGGACCCTGGCT CACCTCAGCATGGAAACTACCATGAAGAGGGCCCCCCATCCTACTACGACAACCAGGACTTCCCCGCCACCAACTGGGACGACAAGGGCATCCGCCAGGCCTTCATCCGGAAG GTGTTCCTGGTGCTGACCCTGCAGCTGTCTGTGACACTGTCCACTGTGGCTGTGTTCACCTTCGTCGGGAAGGTGAAGGGCTTCGTGCGGGAGAACGTGTGGACCTACTACGTGTCCTATGCTGTCTTCTTCGTCTCCCTCATCGTCCTCAGCTGCTGTGGAGACTTCCGGCGCAAGCATCCCTGGAACCTTGTTGCCCTG TCGATCCTGACCGTCAGCCTGTCCTACATGGTGGGCATGATCGCCAGCTTCTACAACACGGAGGCGGTCATCATGGCCGTGGGCATCACGACGACGGTCTGCTTCACGGTGGTCATCTTCTCCATGCAG ACCCGCTACGACTTCACGTCGTGCATGGGCGTGCTgctggtgagcctggtggtgctGGTCGCCTTCGCCATCCTCTGCATCTTCATCCGCAACCGCATCCTGGAGATCGTGTACGCCTCGCTGGGCGCCCTGCTCTTCACCTGT TTCCTGGCTGTGGACACCCAGCTGCTGCTGGGGAACAAGCAGCTGTCCCTGAGCCCCGAGGAGTACGTGTTCGCCGCGCTGAACCTCTACACCGACATCATCAACATCttcctctacatcctcaccatcaTCGGCCGCGCCAAGGAGTAG